A genome region from Aestuariirhabdus haliotis includes the following:
- the rplV gene encoding 50S ribosomal protein L22, with amino-acid sequence MQEIAAVHKGANISAQKTRLVADQIRGKSVDEALNILSFSKKKAAELLKKVLESAIANAEHNEGADVDELKVTTVFVDEGRTLKRIRPRAKGRADRILKRSCHITVKVAEK; translated from the coding sequence ATGCAAGAAATAGCTGCTGTACATAAAGGCGCTAATATTTCAGCTCAGAAGACTCGCTTGGTTGCTGACCAGATCCGCGGGAAATCAGTTGATGAAGCGCTCAATATTTTGAGTTTTAGCAAGAAAAAAGCGGCTGAGCTGCTCAAGAAGGTTCTTGAGTCTGCCATCGCAAATGCTGAACACAACGAAGGGGCCGATGTTGATGAGCTCAAGGTTACTACCGTCTTTGTAGACGAGGGTAGAACTCTGAAGCGTATTCGACCTCGTGCTAAAGGTCGTGCTGATCGCATCCTCAAGCGGTCTTGCCACATTACTGTCAAGGTTGCTGAGAAATAA
- the rpsC gene encoding 30S ribosomal protein S3 gives MGQKVHPTGIRLGIVKDHTSVWYADGREYADKLITDLQVREYIQEKLKSASISRVDIHRPSQSARITIHTARPGIVIGKKGEDVEKLRAEISKMMNVPVHINIEEVRKPELDAMLVAQNICGQLERRVMFRRAMKRSVQNTMRLGAKGIKIQISGRLGGAEIARTEWYREGRVPLHTLRADIDYANYEAMTTYGILGVKVWIFKGEVIGGAQQEVEAPKPAKKKAAK, from the coding sequence ATGGGTCAGAAAGTACATCCTACTGGCATTCGCCTCGGTATCGTCAAGGATCATACCTCTGTATGGTACGCCGACGGCCGGGAGTATGCGGACAAGCTGATTACCGATTTGCAGGTTCGCGAGTATATCCAGGAGAAGCTGAAAAGCGCCTCCATTAGCCGTGTGGACATTCATCGTCCATCACAGAGCGCACGCATCACCATCCACACTGCCCGTCCCGGTATCGTGATTGGTAAGAAAGGTGAAGATGTTGAGAAGCTGCGCGCTGAAATTTCCAAGATGATGAACGTGCCTGTGCACATCAACATCGAGGAAGTTCGTAAGCCTGAGCTGGACGCCATGCTCGTTGCGCAGAACATTTGTGGTCAGTTGGAGCGTCGTGTGATGTTCCGTCGTGCCATGAAGCGTTCTGTGCAGAACACCATGCGTCTGGGTGCCAAGGGAATCAAAATTCAAATCAGCGGCCGCCTCGGTGGTGCTGAGATTGCCCGCACCGAGTGGTACCGGGAAGGTCGTGTACCTCTGCACACTTTGCGTGCAGATATCGACTACGCCAACTACGAAGCTATGACTACGTACGGCATCCTGGGTGTTAAGGTTTGGATCTTCAAAGGCGAAGTTATTGGTGGCGCTCAACAAGAAGTTGAAGCCCCGAAACCCGCCAAGAAGAAAGCGGCTAAATAA
- the rplP gene encoding 50S ribosomal protein L16 → MLMPKRTKFRKQQKGRNRGLAQRGSKVSFGEYALKATGRGRITARQIEAARRAMTRHIKRGGKIWIRVFPDKPITGKPLEVRQGKGKGNVEYWICQIQPGRVLYEMEGVSEELAREAFALAAAKLPVETTFVKRTVM, encoded by the coding sequence ATGTTAATGCCAAAGCGTACGAAGTTTCGTAAGCAACAGAAGGGCCGCAACCGCGGTCTGGCTCAGCGTGGCAGTAAAGTCAGCTTCGGTGAGTATGCTCTGAAAGCAACCGGTCGTGGTCGTATCACCGCTCGTCAAATCGAAGCGGCGCGTCGTGCCATGACTCGTCACATCAAGCGTGGTGGTAAAATCTGGATTCGGGTTTTCCCCGATAAGCCAATTACCGGTAAGCCGCTTGAAGTGCGTCAGGGTAAGGGTAAAGGTAACGTTGAATACTGGATTTGCCAGATTCAGCCAGGCCGTGTTTTGTACGAAATGGAAGGTGTTTCCGAAGAGCTGGCTCGTGAAGCTTTTGCTCTGGCTGCAGCTAAGCTGCCTGTTGAAACCACCTTCGTTAAGCGGACGGTGATGTGA
- the rpmC gene encoding 50S ribosomal protein L29: MKATELREKSVEELNTQLLTLRRDQFNYRMQLATGQLGQSHLLKQVKQDIARVKTVLNEKAGN; this comes from the coding sequence ATGAAAGCAACAGAACTGCGTGAAAAATCTGTCGAGGAGCTGAACACTCAGCTTCTGACATTGCGCCGCGATCAGTTTAACTACCGCATGCAATTGGCGACCGGTCAGCTTGGCCAGTCTCACTTGCTGAAGCAAGTTAAGCAGGATATCGCTCGGGTCAAAACTGTGCTTAATGAGAAAGCAGGTAACTAA
- the rpsQ gene encoding 30S ribosomal protein S17 — translation MADTEKKVRTLSGRVVSNKMEKSITVLVERQVKHDIYGKYMKRSTKLHAHDANNECNIGDVVTIRETKPFSKTKSFELVSVDEKATQI, via the coding sequence ATGGCTGACACAGAAAAGAAAGTGCGCACTCTTAGCGGCAGGGTAGTAAGCAACAAGATGGAGAAATCCATCACGGTTCTCGTTGAGCGCCAGGTGAAGCACGACATTTACGGTAAGTACATGAAGCGCTCTACTAAGTTGCATGCCCATGACGCAAATAATGAGTGCAATATTGGTGATGTAGTGACTATTCGCGAAACCAAGCCTTTTTCGAAGACTAAGTCTTTCGAGCTGGTTTCTGTCGATGAGAAAGCTACTCAGATCTAA
- the rplN gene encoding 50S ribosomal protein L14 gives MIQTQSMLDVADNSGARRVMCIKVLGGSHRRYAGVGDIIKVTVKEAIPRGKVKKGQVMNAVVVRTRKGVRRPDGSLIRFDGNAAVLLNASNQPIGTRIFGPVTRELRGEQFMKIISLAPEVL, from the coding sequence ATGATTCAAACACAATCAATGCTTGATGTTGCTGATAACAGCGGCGCTCGTCGAGTTATGTGTATCAAGGTCCTGGGTGGTTCCCACCGTCGTTATGCCGGTGTAGGTGACATCATCAAGGTGACCGTTAAGGAAGCGATTCCTCGTGGTAAGGTCAAGAAGGGCCAGGTTATGAACGCTGTTGTCGTACGTACTCGTAAGGGTGTGCGTCGTCCAGATGGGTCTCTGATCCGTTTTGACGGCAACGCTGCAGTACTGCTCAACGCCAGTAACCAGCCGATTGGTACACGTATCTTCGGACCTGTTACTCGTGAGCTGCGCGGTGAACAGTTCATGAAGATTATTTCTCTCGCACCTGAAGTGCTGTAA
- the rplX gene encoding 50S ribosomal protein L24, with translation MRKIKKDDEVIVIAGKDKGKRGKVVKVNDDGKLIVSGINMVKKHTKPNPMLGKPGGIVEKEAAIQASNVAIFNPETQKADRVGFDGAGKDKVRVFKSSKSKIDG, from the coding sequence ATGCGTAAAATCAAAAAAGACGATGAAGTCATCGTTATTGCGGGAAAAGACAAGGGTAAGCGCGGCAAAGTCGTAAAAGTAAACGACGATGGCAAGCTTATCGTGTCTGGTATCAATATGGTGAAGAAGCACACCAAGCCTAACCCAATGCTGGGTAAGCCTGGTGGCATCGTAGAGAAGGAGGCCGCTATTCAAGCCTCTAACGTCGCCATTTTTAATCCCGAAACTCAAAAAGCTGACCGTGTTGGTTTTGATGGGGCAGGCAAGGACAAAGTCCGTGTCTTTAAGTCCAGTAAGTCGAAAATCGACGGTTAA
- the rplE gene encoding 50S ribosomal protein L5, which produces MARLKEIYNNELVLKLKEELSLANVNEVPKITKITLNMGLGEAVADKKVIEHAVADMEKIAGQKAVVTKARKSVAGFKVREGWPIGVKVTLRSERMYEFLDRLLSMSIPRIRDFRGLNAKSFDGRGNYSMGVKEQIMFPEIDYDQIDTIRGLDITVTTSARTDDEGRALLKAFNFPFRN; this is translated from the coding sequence ATGGCAAGATTAAAAGAGATCTATAACAATGAGCTGGTACTTAAGCTGAAAGAAGAGCTGAGTCTGGCTAATGTAAACGAGGTGCCGAAAATCACCAAGATCACCCTGAACATGGGTCTTGGCGAAGCGGTAGCGGACAAGAAGGTCATCGAGCACGCAGTAGCTGACATGGAGAAGATCGCCGGTCAAAAAGCTGTTGTGACAAAGGCTCGTAAATCTGTAGCGGGCTTTAAGGTTCGTGAAGGTTGGCCGATTGGCGTTAAGGTAACTCTGCGCAGTGAGCGCATGTATGAGTTCCTGGATCGCCTGCTGTCTATGTCCATTCCTCGTATCCGTGATTTCCGTGGCCTGAATGCTAAGTCATTCGACGGTCGTGGAAACTACAGCATGGGTGTTAAAGAGCAGATCATGTTCCCGGAAATCGATTACGATCAGATCGATACTATCCGCGGGCTTGATATCACTGTTACTACCTCTGCTCGTACAGATGACGAAGGTCGGGCGCTGTTAAAAGCGTTCAACTTCCCATTTAGAAACTAG
- the rpsN gene encoding 30S ribosomal protein S14: MAKIAMKQRELKRTRTVEKYAAKRAAVKAVLADTNATEEEKWDAQIALQKMPRDASPARQRNRCRVTGRPHGYLRKFGLSRIKLREAAMRGDVPGLVKASW; this comes from the coding sequence ATGGCAAAAATTGCAATGAAACAGCGTGAGCTGAAGCGTACTCGTACTGTTGAAAAGTACGCCGCCAAGCGAGCTGCTGTGAAGGCTGTATTGGCTGATACGAACGCAACCGAAGAAGAGAAGTGGGATGCCCAGATTGCGCTGCAGAAAATGCCGCGCGATGCGAGCCCTGCTCGTCAGCGTAACCGCTGCCGGGTAACTGGTCGTCCACACGGTTATCTTCGCAAGTTCGGCCTTAGCCGAATCAAGCTTCGTGAAGCCGCAATGCGTGGTGATGTTCCCGGCCTGGTCAAGGCCAGCTGGTAA
- the rpsH gene encoding 30S ribosomal protein S8, with protein sequence MSMQDPLADMLTRIRNAQMAEKASVSMPSSKIKVAVAQVLKDEGYVGDVSVEGEGKPVLSIALKYFEGKPVIEELKRSSRPGLRAYSGKSDLPKVNGGLGVAIVSTNRGVMTDRAARAAGVGGEILCTVF encoded by the coding sequence ATGAGTATGCAGGACCCGTTAGCAGATATGCTAACTCGTATCCGTAATGCCCAGATGGCAGAGAAAGCCTCTGTCAGCATGCCCTCCTCCAAGATCAAGGTCGCCGTGGCCCAGGTCCTGAAGGATGAAGGCTATGTGGGAGATGTTTCTGTCGAGGGTGAAGGTAAGCCAGTGTTGAGCATTGCGCTCAAGTACTTTGAAGGCAAGCCGGTGATCGAGGAGCTTAAGCGCTCTAGCCGTCCCGGTCTGCGTGCCTACTCCGGCAAGTCAGATCTTCCCAAGGTCAATGGCGGCCTGGGTGTTGCCATCGTCTCCACCAACCGTGGTGTGATGACTGACCGTGCTGCTCGCGCTGCTGGCGTGGGTGGTGAAATTTTGTGCACCGTATTCTAA
- the rplF gene encoding 50S ribosomal protein L6, whose product MSRVAKAPVEIPSGVEITLNGQDLSIKGGKGTLQLGIHGNVEVKQEENVLTFAPRDGAKQSRALAGTTRALVNNMVVGVTQGYEKKLQLIGVGYRAASKGNTLNLTLGFSHPVNYDLPEGVTAETPSQTEVVIKGIDKQLVGQVAAEIRAFRPPEPYKGKGVRYADEYVRRKEAKKK is encoded by the coding sequence ATGTCTCGAGTAGCTAAAGCCCCAGTAGAAATCCCGAGCGGTGTTGAAATCACTCTTAACGGACAGGATCTGTCTATCAAGGGTGGCAAGGGTACTCTGCAGCTGGGCATTCACGGAAATGTTGAAGTCAAGCAGGAAGAGAATGTACTGACTTTTGCGCCACGCGATGGTGCTAAGCAGTCTCGTGCGCTGGCGGGTACTACCCGTGCGTTGGTCAACAACATGGTTGTTGGCGTAACCCAGGGTTACGAGAAAAAATTGCAGTTGATCGGTGTTGGTTATCGTGCGGCGTCCAAGGGTAACACTTTGAACCTTACCCTCGGTTTCTCGCATCCGGTAAATTACGACCTTCCCGAAGGTGTAACTGCAGAAACACCAAGCCAGACTGAAGTTGTTATCAAAGGTATCGACAAGCAGTTGGTTGGACAGGTTGCGGCTGAGATTCGCGCGTTCCGTCCGCCTGAGCCTTATAAGGGCAAGGGTGTTCGCTATGCTGACGAATATGTACGTCGTAAAGAGGCTAAGAAGAAGTAA
- the rplR gene encoding 50S ribosomal protein L18, producing MSVKRESRLRRARRARFKMRELGAVRLSVHRSNQHIYAQLIAGEGDKVLASASTLDKELREGATSNVEAAQKVGALIAERGKAAGISKVAFDRSGYKYHGRVKALADAARDGGLEF from the coding sequence ATGAGCGTTAAAAGAGAATCCCGTTTGCGTCGTGCCCGCCGTGCTCGCTTTAAAATGCGTGAACTCGGCGCGGTACGTCTCAGTGTGCATCGTTCCAATCAACACATCTATGCTCAGCTGATTGCTGGGGAAGGTGACAAAGTGTTGGCCAGTGCTTCTACGCTGGATAAGGAACTGCGTGAAGGTGCGACCAGTAATGTTGAAGCGGCTCAAAAAGTCGGTGCTCTAATTGCAGAGCGCGGCAAGGCTGCAGGCATTTCCAAGGTTGCGTTTGATCGTTCCGGTTACAAGTATCACGGTCGTGTGAAGGCTCTAGCAGATGCCGCTCGCGACGGTGGTCTGGAATTCTAA
- the rpsE gene encoding 30S ribosomal protein S5, with amino-acid sequence MANNERKSDEGYIEKLVQVNRVAKTVKGGRIFGFTALTVVGDGNGKVGFGRGKAREVPVAIQKAMENARRNMIEVDLDGTTLQYPVKARHGASKVYMQPASEGTGVIAGGAMRAVLEVAGVHNVLAKCYGSTNPVNVVYATFKGLKEMRAPASVAAKRGKSVEDILG; translated from the coding sequence ATGGCGAACAACGAACGTAAAAGTGACGAAGGTTACATCGAGAAACTGGTTCAGGTTAACCGTGTTGCCAAGACCGTTAAAGGTGGTCGTATCTTCGGTTTTACCGCACTGACAGTAGTTGGTGATGGTAACGGTAAGGTTGGCTTCGGTCGCGGCAAGGCACGTGAAGTGCCGGTTGCCATCCAGAAAGCGATGGAAAATGCACGTCGCAATATGATTGAGGTGGATCTCGACGGTACTACTTTGCAGTACCCGGTTAAGGCCCGCCACGGCGCATCCAAGGTTTACATGCAGCCAGCATCTGAAGGTACCGGTGTTATCGCCGGTGGTGCGATGCGTGCTGTACTGGAAGTTGCCGGTGTCCATAACGTACTGGCCAAGTGCTACGGATCGACAAATCCTGTGAACGTCGTTTATGCGACCTTCAAGGGTTTGAAAGAGATGCGTGCACCTGCGTCGGTGGCTGCCAAGCGTGGCAAGTCTGTCGAAGATATTCTGGGGTAG
- the rpmD gene encoding 50S ribosomal protein L30 → MAEKTIKVTLVRSTNGRLKNHKACVLGLGLRRIGHTVEVEDTPSVRGMINKVSYMVQVEGE, encoded by the coding sequence ATGGCTGAGAAAACGATCAAAGTAACTCTGGTCCGCTCAACCAACGGTCGCCTTAAGAATCACAAGGCTTGTGTCCTTGGTCTTGGGCTGCGCCGTATTGGTCACACTGTAGAAGTGGAAGACACTCCTTCAGTGCGCGGTATGATCAACAAAGTATCTTACATGGTACAGGTTGAGGGAGAGTAA
- the rplO gene encoding 50S ribosomal protein L15, which translates to MELNTLAPAPGSRKAGKRVGRGIGSGFGKTCGRGHKGLKSRSGGSVKPGFEGGQQPLARRLPKYGFSSRLARVTAEVRLNELALVEADVIDVEALKAANIINNSMLRAKVVLSGEITKAVTLKGLRVTKGARAAIEAAGGKIEE; encoded by the coding sequence ATGGAACTTAATACCCTTGCACCTGCTCCTGGTAGCCGTAAGGCCGGCAAACGTGTCGGTCGTGGTATCGGTAGCGGATTTGGTAAGACCTGTGGCCGTGGTCACAAAGGTCTGAAGTCCCGTTCGGGTGGTAGTGTAAAGCCTGGGTTTGAAGGGGGTCAGCAGCCGCTGGCTCGCCGTCTTCCCAAGTATGGCTTTAGCTCACGCCTGGCTCGTGTAACTGCCGAGGTTCGTTTGAACGAACTGGCATTGGTAGAAGCTGATGTGATTGATGTTGAAGCCCTTAAGGCTGCCAACATTATTAACAACAGCATGCTGCGTGCGAAGGTTGTGTTGTCTGGCGAGATCACCAAGGCTGTAACCCTGAAAGGGTTGCGTGTCACTAAAGGTGCTCGCGCTGCAATTGAAGCTGCCGGCGGTAAGATCGAGGAATAA
- the secY gene encoding preprotein translocase subunit SecY, with translation MAKKGSSPAMGNQSGLSELWARLRFVLLAIVVYRIGAHIPVPGINPDRLAQLFNQNEGTILSLFNMFSGGALERMSVLALGIMPYISASIIMQLMSVVSPQLEQLKKEGEAGRRKISQYTRYGTVLLALVQGFGMTVGLANQGIAFSADASFYFVAITTFVTGAVFMMWLGEQVTEKGIGNGISILIFAGIVAGLPGAIGQSFESARQGDINIIALLAIATLAIVVIGFVVFVERGQRRITVNYAKRQQGRKVFAAQTSHLPLKVNMAGVIPAIFASSILLFPASIGQWFGQSEGMEWLQDIALAIGPGQPLNIVLFSAGIIFFCFFYTALVFNPNDVADNLKKSGAFIPGIRPGEQSARYIDSVLTRLTLFGALYMTAVCLLPQFLVVAWNVPFYLGGTSLLIVVVVVMDFMSQVQSHLMSHQYESLMKKSNLKGYGSGGLLR, from the coding sequence ATGGCTAAGAAAGGATCATCCCCTGCAATGGGTAATCAAAGCGGCCTCAGTGAACTGTGGGCCCGTCTACGCTTTGTCTTATTGGCAATTGTCGTTTATCGGATCGGTGCTCACATTCCGGTTCCGGGTATAAACCCGGACCGACTGGCGCAGCTCTTTAACCAGAACGAAGGGACTATCCTTAGCCTGTTCAATATGTTCTCGGGTGGTGCTCTGGAGAGAATGTCTGTTCTCGCCCTGGGCATCATGCCGTACATATCGGCATCGATCATCATGCAGTTGATGTCGGTTGTCAGTCCACAGCTTGAGCAGTTGAAAAAAGAAGGTGAAGCTGGGCGTCGCAAGATCAGTCAGTACACCCGTTACGGTACCGTGCTTTTGGCATTGGTGCAGGGTTTCGGGATGACGGTTGGTCTGGCGAACCAGGGTATCGCTTTCTCAGCAGACGCAAGCTTCTACTTTGTCGCGATCACTACCTTTGTTACCGGTGCCGTCTTTATGATGTGGCTGGGTGAGCAGGTGACCGAGAAAGGGATTGGTAACGGCATCTCGATTCTGATTTTCGCAGGTATCGTAGCAGGTCTGCCCGGAGCTATCGGGCAGTCTTTTGAGTCGGCACGTCAGGGTGATATCAACATCATTGCCCTGCTGGCGATTGCTACACTGGCTATCGTAGTTATCGGTTTTGTTGTCTTCGTTGAAAGAGGCCAGCGCCGTATTACAGTTAACTACGCCAAGCGCCAGCAAGGCCGTAAGGTTTTTGCAGCGCAAACCAGTCACCTGCCTCTGAAGGTAAACATGGCGGGTGTTATCCCGGCTATCTTTGCCAGCAGCATCCTACTGTTCCCGGCATCGATCGGTCAGTGGTTTGGTCAGAGTGAAGGAATGGAATGGTTGCAGGATATCGCCTTGGCGATAGGCCCTGGCCAGCCGCTGAACATTGTCTTGTTCTCGGCCGGTATCATCTTCTTCTGCTTCTTCTACACTGCGTTGGTGTTTAACCCGAATGATGTGGCCGACAACTTAAAGAAGTCGGGCGCCTTTATTCCCGGTATTCGTCCCGGTGAGCAGTCTGCGCGTTATATCGATAGCGTGTTGACTCGGCTGACCTTGTTCGGTGCTCTTTATATGACTGCTGTGTGTCTGCTTCCGCAGTTCCTGGTAGTCGCATGGAACGTACCGTTCTACCTTGGTGGAACTTCATTGTTGATCGTGGTTGTGGTGGTGATGGACTTTATGTCTCAGGTACAGTCACACCTGATGTCACATCAGTATGAATCCTTGATGAAGAAATCTAACCTGAAGGGCTATGGTAGCGGCGGCCTGCTGCGCTAA
- the rpmJ gene encoding 50S ribosomal protein L36 has protein sequence MKVRASVKKICRNCKIIRRNGSVRVICSAEPRHKQRQG, from the coding sequence ATGAAAGTTCGTGCATCAGTGAAGAAGATCTGCAGAAACTGCAAGATCATTCGTCGCAACGGTTCCGTCCGTGTTATCTGCAGTGCTGAGCCTCGCCACAAGCAGCGCCAGGGCTAA
- the rpsM gene encoding 30S ribosomal protein S13, translating to MARIAGVNIPDNKHAVISLTYIYGVGKTTAQQLCVETGIDPVAKISSLSEDQVDTLRSAVSKLNTEGDLRREVSMNIKRLMDLGCYRGLRHRRSLPLRGQRTKTNARTRKGPRKPIRK from the coding sequence ATGGCCCGTATAGCTGGCGTCAATATTCCAGATAACAAACACGCTGTTATCTCTCTTACCTATATCTATGGTGTAGGTAAAACAACTGCTCAGCAGCTGTGCGTGGAAACCGGAATTGATCCGGTCGCCAAAATCAGCTCTTTGAGCGAAGATCAGGTTGATACGCTTCGCTCTGCCGTTTCCAAGCTGAACACCGAAGGTGATCTGCGTCGGGAAGTGAGCATGAACATCAAGCGTCTCATGGATTTGGGTTGCTACCGCGGTCTGCGTCATCGTCGCAGTCTTCCACTTCGCGGCCAGCGTACCAAAACCAACGCGCGTACTCGTAAGGGTCCTCGCAAGCCGATTCGCAAGTAA
- the rpsK gene encoding 30S ribosomal protein S11, translating into MAKPGTRSRKKVKKTVVDGVAHIHASFNNTIVTITDRQGNALSWATAGGSGFRGSRKSTPFAAQVAAERAGNAAAEYGLKNLDVCVKGPGPGRESAIRALNACGYKITNITDVTPIPHNGCRPPKKRRV; encoded by the coding sequence ATGGCAAAGCCAGGTACTAGATCACGTAAAAAGGTGAAAAAGACGGTTGTTGACGGGGTTGCCCACATCCACGCGTCTTTTAACAATACTATCGTGACCATTACCGATCGTCAGGGTAACGCATTGTCCTGGGCCACCGCTGGTGGTTCTGGTTTCCGTGGTTCTCGTAAGAGCACCCCGTTCGCAGCTCAGGTAGCTGCCGAGCGTGCAGGAAATGCGGCCGCTGAATACGGTCTGAAGAATTTAGACGTCTGTGTAAAAGGACCTGGCCCAGGCCGGGAATCTGCTATACGCGCTCTAAATGCTTGTGGTTACAAAATCACCAACATTACCGATGTGACACCGATACCTCACAACGGTTGTCGTCCACCCAAGAAGCGCCGCGTGTAA